CGTGGTGGTGATAGCCCCTTTGTTATGAGTGTCTAGGGTGGTAAAGAgagcctccacctcctcgtcgagGAGGCCATCTTCCTTCGACTTTAGCTTGTTCATCATCTCCTCCAGGGAACCGCGCGTGAGAACACCAGACGGGGCCGCCACAACGACATACTTTGCCATCTCCTGAGCCGATATGAAGGATGATGTGTTACGGTCGCAGAAGTCGGAAAACTCGTGGGCAGTCATCTGCCCAGGATATGTGGTCTTGGAAACAGCCTCGTCAATCGTAGGCGATGTCAGGCAGTAGCCAGCCTCAAGAGCGGCCACCGTGATCATGTGACGAGGTAACACCTCTACCCCATCCTCTCGGGTGACCTGGCGCTTCTTGAAAGCATCCTCTGGAGAGATCAGCATCGTTCCTGGCAATGAAAATGGGCAAGAGCGTAAtggtaaaaaaaaaaaaaatgaggtGCAGAAATGAGATTCGTCTTTTTTCGTCTGTTCTGAGAAAAACTCTGATCGTTGTGTGATAGCCGGCGAGAGTGAAAGAAGATGGGTTACAGAAAGAGTAGACTGCAAGTTGTGAACAGCCATCATCCTGTGAAATGAGGGAACAGTGCCTTACTATCGATATTCTTCGGAGACAAAAAAATATGATAGCGGTTACAAAAGCTGAGGCctcgacgcagcagcgacgtcgtcACCCTTACCTAAGAACTAGCAGAGCGGTCAATAAAAAATAAAAGCGTGCTTGAGTCCTTGAAATGAATTGAAACGAGATAGCTACATatgcttttttctttttggctCGCTACGACACATTTCGAGCTAAGAGTGTGCTTTAATTACGCAGAAGAGCTAAAGAGGTTCCGCTGAGCGGGAGGTTGAAATGTGGCCACCAAAATCACCAACGCGCCTGAAAACAGAACCCATTTCGTTTGACGAAGGATTCATCTTACTGGGATACAGCTTGTTCTTGAAAATGGCCCAGTCAAACTCATTGTCGAAAGACCGCCCGCTTCCATGCAACAGCCCTCGGGCCTGTTGTCCCTTCGAACGGACAATGCTGGTGCTCAAAGGTGAAGCTGATGAAGCAGCAAGTTTGGTGCTCGCAAGCTTTTCTCGCACTGCTCTCAAATCAGCATTGTCAGCAAACAATTCGAGGCCTTTTTCAACTATTCTGCCGGCGCGATCGAATTCCTCCTGATAAGCAGCTGCGGTTGCCCACAAGACATATCCACGGCCACAACTTTTTCTACTCGACACCGGTTGTGGTTCCAAAAGAGCAGCTTGCCTTCCATGAAACTCCGCTTCTTTGTAATGACCACCAAGGATGGCGGCCGTTGATGCATTAGAATGCACGACTGCGTCAATGTCGTCATCGTGAGAAAAGTTCAACAAGCtagaaagaagagaaagggcacTGTCGTAGTCCTCTTTCAAAACACAGCCTTCTGAAAACGTGGTCAGTAATCGAATCAGTTTTTTTTCATCGTCAGAAGTGCTAGACTTGGGTGAAACGTATGAGCCTACAGCTTCGCGGATTGTCTCCGAAATCTGCCCTTCTAAATTATCGATCTTTTCAGAGACGCCACTGGACCTGGGAAGAGTAAGGAGCTCATCAAAAGCAAAGCGTGCCAATCGCCGGTGCGGAGTACTGCCGCACAGTCTCAGCGACTCCCTGTACTCGAACAAGTCGTCCTTAAGACGTTCACGCAAGGAAGCTGACCCGAGCGCTGCCCGCAGCGCGAGGGAAGGAACGCGAACGTTCAGCTGCCTTTCAAATTTAGCTAACGGCGCTGCGAAACTGGAGACTCCGCTTTCAATGCTCCGATATCCCCTTGTGTTTTCTCTGCGCGGTACCTCTTCAAGGTATTTGAGAAGTTCCGAGGTTGCATCCGCGAGCTCCTCGTACGGATTCCGAACGAAGCATTTCAGCCACTCTTCAACTTCGATGGGGacgtgctgttgctgatATTCCGCTAAGAATTCAGAGAGACGAAACGGTCGCTCAAGCCCGGTGGGAAGGCACCCAAGCGTCCACCAATACTTCATAACGTAAGGCCCTGGTCCATGGGGACCTGCAAAGCGGTAAAGGTACATGGTGGGATTCAGCGACATGTGCTTCTGGTGCTTTGATCCAGGGGTCCAGCCACCACGCTGGTAGCTGAGCGTGACATTTCGGCGGCGTAGCATTCTTCTGTGACTAGTGATTCTGCCTGGAAAATATAGAGGTGGAGCAAATTAGAAAAGAAATCGTGGTGAATCAGAAAAGTTTGGAAAAAGAGTGGTGGGCTCTGTCCTCGAGCAGTACGCACGTTGGTTGCGCCAACCACTTAGTCAAGAATGAGCCGCCCCTTTCATCCCACTTCAGGAGGCGATGCGGTTGGAAAAGACACAAAACTGCTCACTCACCACGCGCTTCTTGCATCTCGGCGCATGGCCATCCATAGTAAGCAGTTCTCAGCTTACAACCTCCTCTGAAAGGTCAAAAGCTCACAACGATAAAAAGATAGTGCTCTTTGGTGATGCATAAAAGAGAAGTGCTTCTCTAATCAGAGAACTTTCGGAGGAGTCGCAGCCAGTTGATATACTCTTCCTGCTCAAAGTAGAAGGCTTGATCCATGACAAACTCAGCAAAGGCATTGTTTACTCCTCGCTCATCCAGGTAGTCAAGAATTTCGTCGGAAAGGTCGTCATCGAGTTCGCTAAGCATCGGCCCTGCATATTTGGACGCGCGCCGGCGGCGTGCATCCCCAGTGGTGATGCACGCATCTTTTTTTGCGGCAGCAGTGTAATTTCTGCCGTAGCACGACTTTGCATTCTCAAATGCCTCTTCGGAGGGGTGTATTGTGAGCCCATCCATCACAAGCTCCAAGTCAATGGAGGTGAGGCTGAATTCAAGTCCTCCTGTGGGATACCTTTTCTTGCGCATGAACAAGCCAAAGTTAAGGTACTCTTGCTCTTCGCGCTCGCCGTTGTCCATGCGATACGTTCCTTCGTATTCTTTCGTTTCCATCAAAGTTATGATATGTAACTCCTCAGATCCGCATTGGCGAATTTCAACATTTTTGAATAAATCGAAACGGTTTGAGCCAGATTCGTGTTGCAGCTTCCACCcaagaggaagaagtggCCGAGGTGGAAGAAAATCGCGAATTCCCTCCTCACGCTCCTCGCGCATCGTTAGCTGATACAGCTTTCTATGTCGCCTGGGTTCACTCCGCGCCGGCAGGTCTGCTttaccagcggcagcgttcCGAAGGGTGTCCCCAAAGGAAACCCGGAATCCCGACATCACTGTGTAGCGGCGCACCATTGTACAGAATCCTCGTTGCTTCTCATATATGTGACTATATGTGTGATACATATCAGATTTAGGAGCGGCGCGAAGGAGAACAATGTGCCTGTATGTTTCaacttcttttctttgcctttaACACAGCAGAAAAATAGAAGTCTCAAAAGCTTTGGCGCGGAGCATTTACATGAATTGCCTCGATGTCCACTTTCCGTGGCAATTGCCAGGCATCAACCCACAGTCCCTGCGCCTGCGCATGGTGAATCTAGGGTAATCACACGAACCCCTGCGGCAAGAGACTCAAAAATGACAATGTTCTGGAAAACAGAATGCCGTTTGCTCAATTTTCACTTAAATTTTCCTTGAAGCACCTTTAGCGCCACACCCTCTGAAAGTCTTAAAGGTGCGGCGAGCGGCGTTGCTTTTGGACCGCCCGgcttccgccgccgcgcttgcCGTTTTCTGGCTGCGCCCTGcgtcccccccaccccccacccctggGGGAAGCACCGGCGTCCGAACCCGCGGCAGGACTAGGTGGTGGAGAACGCCTTACAGGGTGCGGGGCTGTCTCCGCACGCGCCCAAGCCGAGGCGACGCCGTTTCACACGGACCtcctgcccacccaccagGGGGACGCACGGCCGCAGAACGAACGCGCAAGCCTCTCCCACTAGCGGGGGCCCGCCACCATGCGCATGCACCGCGTGATTTTGTAACCCCTGAAAGTTACTTTGGGCGATTCCACGGTGTGGGCATGTTTCTGGAAACCCGGGGGTCCTGCGAGGATTTCTTGGCGCCCCATTTCCCGCTGACGGCGCAACTTGAAAAGCCGCAGCCTTTTCCTGTGACGAACCGCGCCAACGAAAACGTTTGGCCCAGCCTCCCACAGCGCAGAAAAGTCGACTGGAGTGGGGGTGTTCGCCGCAACGAACTCCCGGCAACCCCGCCTCCCCAAACGAGCCAGGCCCCCCGCCAACAGGCCAAGCGGGGACACCAGAAGATCGACCACCACAAGCGGAAGCGACGCGAGCATCCCCTAGCCACAACCGCCATTTACCAAGCAGTGCCCCTTTAAGGAAGGA
Above is a window of Leishmania panamensis strain MHOM/PA/94/PSC-1 chromosome 22 sequence DNA encoding:
- a CDS encoding i/6 autoantigen-like protein (TriTrypDB/GeneDB-style sysID: LpmP.22.1340); this translates as MLISPEDAFKKRQVTREDGVEVLPRHMITVAALEAGYCLTSPTIDEAVSKTTYPGQMTAHEFSDFCDRNTSSFISAQEMAKYVVVAAPSGVLTRGSLEEMMNKLKSKEDGLLDEEVEALFTTLDTHNKGAITTTALMRALYGKEGVCCLAERRRLDAEESRRRQEEAANAEKAEKVISQRPRSEPKPQKKVVKSNKESSTRRRKEKKVFACC
- a CDS encoding hypothetical protein (TriTrypDB/GeneDB-style sysID: LpmP.22.1350); translation: MLRRRNVTLSYQRGGWTPGSKHQKHMSLNPTMYLYRFAGPHGPGPYVMKYWWTLGCLPTGLERPFRLSEFLAEYQQQHVPIEVEEWLKCFVRNPYEELADATSELLKYLEEVPRRENTRGYRSIESGVSSFAAPLAKFERQLNVRVPSLALRAALGSASLRERLKDDLFEYRESLRLCGSTPHRRLARFAFDELLTLPRSSGVSEKIDNLEGQISETIREAVGSYVSPKSSTSDDEKKLIRLLTTFSEGCVLKEDYDSALSLLSSLLNFSHDDDIDAVVHSNASTAAILGGHYKEAEFHGRQAALLEPQPVSSRKSCGRGYVLWATAAAYQEEFDRAGRIVEKGLELFADNADLRAVREKLASTKLAASSASPLSTSIVRSKGQQARGLLHGSGRSFDNEFDWAIFKNKLYPSKMNPSSNEMGSVFRRVGDFGGHISTSRSAEPL
- a CDS encoding mitochondrial glycoprotein, putative (TriTrypDB/GeneDB-style sysID: LpmP.22.1360) — encoded protein: MSGFRVSFGDTLRNAAAGKADLPARSEPRRHRKLYQLTMREEREEGIRDFLPPRPLLPLGWKLQHESGSNRFDLFKNVEIRQCGSEELHIITLMETKEYEGTYRMDNGEREEQEYLNFGLFMRKKRYPTGGLEFSLTSIDLELVMDGLTIHPSEEAFENAKSCYGRNYTAAAKKDACITTGDARRRRASKYAGPMLSELDDDLSDEILDYLDERGVNNAFAEFVMDQAFYFEQEEYINWLRLLRKFSD